A DNA window from Trypanosoma brucei brucei TREU927 chromosome 10, whole genome shotgun sequence contains the following coding sequences:
- a CDS encoding serine/threonine-protein kinase, putative, producing the protein MTSRAPWDACTTQSTPQMGNGAQSHHLSGWRRFPRGQQIGSGSFGSVFLSHDTLPGSEWYGQLVAVKVIQLKAISDDEVAHAMNEVAILKNLRHTNVLQYVDSFVDDEQQLCLVTEYMAGGDLSLLLRGSGVCGSRSGSNEKRRSVCSGGGDASMRCGSRSSGRRNAWKTTSRGDKSPSEEHQQWIESFRIVDLVRQCLDGLAHLHECGIIHRDVKPANVYLTESDVVKIGDFGVSKVVSPTDPKLVTFIGTPFYLCPELCLGEPYSFGADIWALGVLTYELYCMKLPFAADNVLAQIHVVTEGQYDREALHCEHTFTPKQLHLLESQYGDAFTRQEKTLHQLVVVLVERMLVMDPMERPSAAQLLREFFIFNPSRCPTPAATPPPSRLSAAEVCDLWATNGIATQTNRVNRLCCRIGSGGEMDDIFPLAAAIPTTSSPLASRVAGSYEELVSSLMPVERRYDVLHISERSGYSTPASSRPVTSQGAASDIADPGGTDAFDTFTQEMINAKISRIPWLRHAEAFSRLSLCEGYDGEVVRVDWKDGENFTLVSSPHKHRNSTPGLRRSRVSDGLSVMGQLALFAEPLSGVDAGSKSMSELLEARLLEVSQSPMASSLTEKSRTTECVITLEANRTAKRQEMEGEADKECENSGGPHMLVGRCRGYSTQTLEAILRKKIYFSYLRRQRKLRAVREAQKAREEESKRLRAELNELYARSYTEKCRHMFAQGGSSRADQFPYPPDELQMTRAPCQLAQVTGLRFESGNFSHDSTAVTKTIDKLAELSCCKPHRPESTVLQPSKLAAEIVRMAADAAAVAARRAEFAAHPPLRLDFRNSDGRSMSCSYSSSVGDPSRGMNTAIYTIPISLYIVRSDIDVSCSRTSIVSDVCDGLLALPMSVALKPIRRRTRLRGIVWRVKEALKANGLDHVLLFPLDIDDDEQVGAEELSLRYVDSAGDAVVVSEPSDWRYTLRDWRKNMNQSWLQLWMAMS; encoded by the coding sequence ATGACAAGCCGAGCCCCTTGGGATGCGTGTACCACTCAATCCACTCCACAAATGGGCAATGGAGCTCAAAGCCATCATCTCTCAGGATGGAGGCGTTTTCCACGTGGCCAACAGATCGGCAGTGGAAGCTTCGGTAGTGTTTTTCTCAGCCACGACACGCTTCCGGGGAGTGAGTGGTACGGACAGTTGGTCGCGGTAAAGGTAATACAATTGAAAGCCATCTCCGACGACGAGGTTGCCCATGCGATGAACGAGGTTGCCATTCTCAAGAACTTACGACATACAAACGTTCTGCAGTACGTCGACAGCTTTGTGGATGATGAACAGCAGCTTTGCCTCGTTACTGAGTACATGGCAGGGGGCGACCTATCTTTGCTTCTTCGCGGCAGTGGGGTTTGTGGGAGTAGATCCGGCTCCAACGAGAAACGGAGGAGTGTCTGTAGCGGTGGAGGAGATGCATCCATGCGTTGTGGGTCGAGATCCAGTGGGCGCCGGAATGCATGGAAGACTACATCTAGGGGGGATAAGTCTCCCAGCGAAGAGCATCAGCAATGGATTGAATCCTTCCGCATTGTGGATTTGGTTCGGCAATGCCTTGATGGGCTCGCTCACCTACATGAGTGTGGCATCATTCACCGTGACGTGAAGCCGGCTAATGTGTACCTGACGGAGAGCGATGTGGTGAAGATCGGTGACTTTGGTGTTAGCAAGGTCGTCAGCCCTACGGATCCAAAGCTTGTTACCTTCATCGGCACACCGTTTTACCTTTGTCCAGAGCTCTGTCTTGGTGAGCCATATTCGTTTGGGGCTGATATATGGGCACTTGGGGTACTTACTTACGAACTTTACTGCATGAAACTCCCATTTGCTGCTGACAATGTGCTCGCTCAAATTCATGTCGTTACAGAAGGGCAATACGACAGAGAGGCGCTGCATTGTGAGCACActtttacaccaaaacaaCTGCATTTGTTGGAATCACAATACGGCGATGCTTTTACTCGACAAGAAAAAACTCTGCATCAGCTTGTGGTTGTTTTGGTGGAGCGGATGCTTGTCATGGATCCGATGGAACGCCCTTCAGCGGCGCAATTACTTCGcgagttttttattttcaaccCTTCTCGTTGCCCTACGCCTGCGGCAACGCCCCCTCCATCGCGGCTTTCAGCAGCAGAGGTTTGTGACTTATGGGCCACCAACGGTATCGCTACTCAAACCAACAGAGTCAACCGCTTATGTTGTCGAATAGGAAGCGGTGGGGAAATGGACGATATATTTCCCCTCGCAGCAGCTATTCCGACAACGTCATCGCCACTTGCAAGCCGGGTAGCAGGCTCATACGAGGAGCTGGTTAGCAGCCTAATGCCCGTGGAGCGACGATATGATGTACTCCACATATCGGAGCGATCGGGCTACTCAACTCCTGCGTCTTCGCGACCCGTAACAAGTCAGGGTGCCGCCAGCGACATTGCAGACCCAGGTGGCACAGACGCGTTTGATACCTTCACTCAAGAGATGATAAATGCAAAGATTTCCCGAATACCATGGCTACGCCATGCGGAGGCTTTTTCCAGGTTGAGTCTGTGCGAGGGCTACGATGGTGAAGTTGTGCGTGTGGATTGGAAAGACGGGGAGAACTTCACGCTTGTGTCATCGCCCCATAAACACAGGAACTCTACACCAGGCCTTCGGCGCAGTCGTGTGTCGGATGGCCTGTCAGTTATGGGGCAGCTAGCTCTGTTTGCTGAGCCACTCAGTGGTGTCGACGCGGGATCCAAATCAATGTCTGAGTTGCTGGAGGCAAGGTTATTGGAGGTGTCGCAGAGCCCGATGGCATCGTCATTAACTGAGAAATCACGGACCACGGAGTGCGTTATCACTTTGGAAGCGAATCGGACTGCGAAACGACAGGAAATGGAAGGGGAGGCTGATAAAGAGTGCGAAAATTCAGGAGGACCGCATATGTTAGTCGGTCGCTGCCGAGGATATTCTACACAAACCTTAGAGGCCATCCTGCGCAAAAAGATATACTTCAGTTACTTGCGTCGGCAGCGCAAACTTAGGGCAGTGCGCGAAGCCCAGAAAGCCcgtgaagaagaaagcaaGCGGCTACGTGCAGAGTTGAACGAGCTGTATGCAAGGTCTTACACCGAGAAATGTCGCCATATGTTTGCTCAAGGGGGCAGCAGCCGCGCTGATCAATTTCCTTACCCTCCTGATGAACTGCAAATGACGCGGGCACCGTGCCAGCTGGCCCAAGTAACGGGGCTAAGGTTTGAGTCGGGGAACTTTTCACACGATTCCACAGCTGTTACGAAAACCATCGATAAATTGGCGGAACTTTCATGTTGTAAGCCGCACCGCCCAGAAAGTACGGTACTTCAACCGAGCAAGCTCGCGGCGGAGATTGTTCGCATGGCGGCAGATGCCGCTGCTGTGGCCGCCCGCCGCGCCGAGTTCGCGGCGCACCCGCCCTTGAGGTTGGATTTTCGGAACTCGGACGGAAGGAGCATGAGCTGTAGTTATAGCAGCTCGGTAGGGGACCCAAGCCGAGGAATGAATACGGCGATATACACCATACCAATATCTCTTTACATAGTACGGAGCGACATTGATGTCTCTTGCAGCAGAACGTCCATTGTGTCAGACGTGTGCGATGGTTTACTTGCACTTCCGATGAGTGTTGCTCTGAAGCCCATCCGTCGGCGCACACGGCTTAGAGGCATCGTTTGGAGAGTGAAGGAAGCGCTAAAGGCCAATGGTCTTGACCACGTCCTGTTGTTTCCACTTGATATTGATGATGACGAACAAGTAGGCGCTGAGGAACTTTCCCTTCGCTACGTGGATAGCGCTGGGGATGCGGTCGTGGTGTCAGAACCCTCTGACTGGCGGTATACCCTGCGGGACTGGCGTAAAAACATGAATCAGTCCTGGCTACAACTATGGATGGCTATGTCATAA